The Pseudolabrys sp. FHR47 genome contains a region encoding:
- the flgK gene encoding flagellar hook-associated protein FlgK has translation MSLSIARYAAYSALTTTQSQISVSSANIANADTDGYTKKTATQASTTSNGIGTGTTITGITSNVDKLLLKQLNQAESALGAATVTDSYASQLQSAMGSVSGSDGTGTSIANSLASLASALSQLADTPESTTLQSQFVTTLDDLAAQLRDTSASIQDLRSSADQEIGSDVDEANDLLDTIDDLNKQIMSASASGNSTADLEDQRNQALKSLSSLMDINYYSTSSGAVQVYTSGGTALLDGTVHHMSFDAAGTVTAASTYSASGSSALSGITVDGKDITGEIKSGSIAALVEQRDETLPAVQAELDQLAVQLANALNSVANTGSASPPPNSLTGSTAVSAADAFSGTGTVRIAVTDDSGNLVSYQDLDLSSYATVGDLVSALDNISGVSASVGADGRVTIAAESAGNGIAINELTSAVGADGEGLSSWLGLNDIVSATGASDFAVKSSLLADTSLLPVSTLDDTATLATGAQVVAEGSSTIAQQLYDTLTGNQAFDAAGDLSARKTSFSSYASTIISEVAADATSAATALTTKQTIESNLATSISSASGVNIDEETARLSQLQNEYAAAAQLVQILNSMFESLLGTLE, from the coding sequence ATGTCGTTGTCGATCGCCCGCTATGCCGCGTACTCGGCGCTGACCACGACGCAGTCGCAAATCAGTGTTTCCTCAGCGAACATCGCCAACGCGGATACCGACGGCTACACGAAGAAAACAGCGACGCAGGCGTCGACGACATCGAACGGCATTGGCACCGGCACGACGATCACCGGAATTACAAGCAACGTCGACAAGCTTCTGCTCAAGCAGCTCAACCAGGCCGAATCCGCGCTTGGGGCCGCGACGGTGACAGACAGCTATGCCAGCCAGCTCCAGTCAGCGATGGGCAGCGTCAGCGGTTCCGACGGCACCGGCACGTCGATCGCCAATAGCCTCGCGTCGCTTGCCTCGGCGCTGTCGCAGCTCGCCGACACGCCGGAGAGCACGACGCTGCAGTCGCAGTTCGTCACCACGCTCGACGATCTTGCGGCGCAGCTCCGAGACACGTCGGCCAGCATTCAGGACTTGCGGTCCAGCGCGGACCAGGAGATCGGATCGGACGTCGATGAGGCCAACGACCTGCTTGACACGATCGACGATCTCAACAAGCAGATTATGTCCGCATCCGCGAGCGGCAATTCGACGGCCGATCTCGAGGACCAGCGCAACCAGGCGCTGAAGAGCCTGTCGTCGCTGATGGACATCAACTACTACAGCACGTCCAGCGGCGCCGTTCAGGTCTATACCAGCGGCGGCACCGCGCTGCTCGACGGTACCGTGCATCATATGAGTTTTGACGCCGCGGGCACGGTGACCGCAGCCTCGACTTACAGCGCATCCGGTTCGTCGGCGTTGAGCGGCATCACGGTTGACGGCAAGGACATCACCGGCGAGATCAAGTCCGGATCGATTGCCGCGCTGGTCGAACAGCGCGACGAGACGTTGCCGGCGGTACAGGCCGAACTGGACCAGCTCGCGGTGCAGCTTGCCAATGCGCTCAACAGCGTCGCCAATACGGGCAGCGCCAGCCCGCCGCCAAACAGCCTGACCGGCAGCACCGCGGTGTCGGCGGCCGATGCGTTCAGTGGCACCGGTACGGTGCGCATCGCTGTGACGGACGACAGCGGCAATCTGGTCTCGTATCAGGACCTTGATCTTTCGAGCTACGCGACCGTCGGCGATCTGGTTTCGGCGCTCGATAATATTTCCGGTGTATCGGCCAGCGTCGGCGCTGACGGGCGCGTAACGATCGCGGCGGAAAGCGCAGGCAATGGTATTGCCATCAATGAATTGACCAGTGCGGTTGGGGCGGACGGCGAGGGGCTTTCTTCATGGCTTGGCCTCAACGACATCGTGTCGGCAACCGGCGCGTCGGATTTTGCCGTGAAATCCTCGCTTCTGGCCGATACCAGCTTGTTACCGGTATCGACCCTGGATGACACCGCCACGCTCGCTACCGGAGCGCAGGTCGTGGCCGAGGGGTCGTCGACCATCGCGCAGCAACTGTACGACACGCTCACCGGTAACCAGGCATTCGACGCCGCCGGCGATCTGTCGGCGCGCAAGACATCTTTCTCGTCCTATGCTTCGACCATCATCTCGGAAGTGGCCGCCGATGCGACCAGTGCCGCCACCGCGCTGACGACCAAGCAGACGATCGAGAGCAATCTTGCGACCTCCATCTCGTCGGCGTCGGGCGTCAATATCGACGAGGAAACGGCCAGGCTGAGCCAGTTGCAAAACGAATATGCCGCCGCGGCGCAACTGGTGCAGATCCTCAACAGCATGTTCGAATCGCTGCTCGGCACATTGGAATAA
- a CDS encoding flagellar protein FlgN, protein MSNPFASKNVSARTLGGDTTAKALIALIDEFIAVVREENAMLAGGLPASFAPVAKRKAELADAFEGWVKAAVAREFSANAASPAVSKVFVERLTLFQQVMSENMTRLQAAMEASRRRIDSLMSVIRDEMAGTSSYGANGRTYTVGSKPGLRSGYV, encoded by the coding sequence ATGAGCAATCCATTCGCCAGCAAAAACGTGTCAGCCCGCACTCTCGGCGGCGACACGACAGCAAAGGCGCTGATCGCGCTGATCGATGAATTCATCGCGGTCGTGCGGGAGGAGAATGCCATGTTGGCGGGAGGGCTGCCCGCCTCCTTTGCGCCGGTTGCGAAGCGCAAGGCCGAACTGGCGGATGCCTTCGAAGGCTGGGTCAAGGCCGCGGTCGCCCGCGAATTCTCCGCCAATGCGGCATCGCCCGCGGTGAGTAAGGTGTTCGTCGAGCGCCTCACTTTATTCCAGCAGGTGATGAGCGAGAACATGACGCGTCTTCAGGCCGCCATGGAGGCGAGCCGCCGCCGTATCGATTCGCTGATGTCCGTCATTCGCGACGAGATGGCCGGCACGTCGTCCTACGGCGCCAATGGCAGGACCTACACGGTCGGCAGCAAACCCGGACTGCGATCCGGTTACGTCTGA